In Notamacropus eugenii isolate mMacEug1 chromosome 1, mMacEug1.pri_v2, whole genome shotgun sequence, one genomic interval encodes:
- the RPL4 gene encoding large ribosomal subunit protein uL4 isoform X1, translating into MACVRPLISVYSEKGEVSGKNVTLPAVFKAPIRPDIVNFVHTNLRKNNRQPYAVSELAGHQTSAESWGTGRAVARIPRVRGGGTHRSGQGAFGNMCRGGRMFAPTKTWRRWHRRVNTTQKRYAICSALAASALPALVMSKGHRIEEVPELPLVVEDKVEGYKKTKEAVLLLKKLKAWNDIKKVYASQRMRAGKGKMRNRRRIQRRGPCIIYNEDNGIIKAFRNIPGITLLNVSKLNLLRLAPGGHVGRFCIWTESAFRKLDDLYGTWRRPAILKSHYNLPMHKMTNTDLTRILKSPEIRRALRAPRKKIHRRVLKKNPLKNLRIMVKLNPYAKTMRRNTILRQAKNRRIRENKRAAALKKIKEAKKAVEEKKKKLVGGKKVAGAKKVPGQKKPAEKKPAAAKKPGEKKPAAEKKPGAQKKPVAEKKPAAEKKPGAQKKPAAEKKPAAEKKPAAEKKPAAEKKPAAEKKPAAEKKPAAEKKPAA; encoded by the exons ATG GCTTGCGTGCGTCCCTTGATATCTGTGTACTCCGAAAAGGGGGAAGTGTCTGGCAAAAATGTGACCTTGCCTGCTGTCTTTAAGGCTCCCATTCGCCCAGATATTGTGAATTTTGTTCATACCAACTTAAGAAAAAATAACCGGCAACCGTATGCTGTCAGCGAATTAGCAG gtcatcAAACCAGTGCTGAGTCTTGGGGCACTGGCAGAGCTGTTGCTCGAATTCCTCGTGTTCGGGGTGGGGGTACTCACCGCTCTGGCCAGGGTGCTTTTGGAAAT ATGTGCCGAGGTGGTCGCATGTTTGCCCCTACCAAGACTTGGCGCCGTTGGCATCGAAGAGTGAATACAACGCAAAAACGTTATGCCATCTGCTCTGCACTGGCAGCCTCTGCCCTCCCGGCACTGGTCATGTCAAAAG GTCATCGAATTGAAGAAGTCCCAGAACTTCCTCTAGTGGTTGAAGATAAAGTCGAGGGGTATAAGAAGACCAAGGAAGCAGTTTTGCTGCTTAAGAAGCTGAAAGCATGGAATGACATCAAAAAG gtctatGCCTCTCAGCGTATGAGAGCTGGTAAGGGTAAAATGAGAAACCGTCGTCGAATCCAGCGTCGGGGACCTTGTATCATCTATAATGAAGACAATGGCATTATCAAGGCCTTCAGAAACATTCCTG GTATCACTCTACTTAATGTGAGTAAATTGAATCTTTTGAGACTTGCTCCTGGTGGGCATGTGGGGCGTTTCTGTATTTGGACTGAAAGTGCTTTCCGCAAGTTGGATGACCTGTATGGTACATGGCGAAGGCCTGCTATTCTGAAGAGTCACTACAA TCTTCCCATGCACAAGATGACCAACACAGACCTTACCAGGATCTTGAAAAGCCCAGAGATCCGGAGGGCCCTCCGAGCACCACG CAAAAAGATTCATAGACGAGTACTCAAGAAGAACCCATTGAAGAACTTGAGAATCATGGTGAAACTGAACCCGTACGCCAAGACAATGCGCCGGAATACAATTCTGCGCCAGGCCAAGAAC CggagaatcagagaaaataaaagagctGCTGCACTAAAGAAGattaaggaagcaaagaaagccgtagaggagaagaagaagaagcttgTGGGTGGTAAGAAGGTGGCAGGAGCAAAGAAGGTTCCAGGGCAGAAGAAACCAGCAGAAAAGAAGCCTGCAGCGGCCAAGAAGCCTGGGGAAAAGAAACCTGCAGCTGAGAAGAAGCCTGGTGCCCAAAAGAAGCCTGTGGCTGAAAAGAAACCTGCCGCTGAGAAGAAGCCTGGTGCCCAAAAGAAGCCTGCAGCTGAGAAGAAGCCTGCCGCTGAGAAGAAGCCTGCCGCTGAGAAGAAGCCTGCCGCTGAGAAGAAGCCTGCAGCTGAGAAGAAGCCTGCAGCTGAGAAGAAGCCTGCAGCTGAGAAGAAGCCTGCTGCATAA
- the SNAPC5 gene encoding snRNA-activating protein complex subunit 5 — protein MLSRLQELRKEEETLLRVKAALHDQLNRLKVEELALQSIISSRDGERMTHSSPLTEEPENLLVQVDNETSINQTELQLSTRNRAQEEEEEEEEEEESDS, from the exons ATGCTGAGCCGGCTGCAGGAACTCCGCAAGGAGGAGGAGACGCTGCTGCGGGTGAAAGCGGCGCTGCACGACCAGCTCAATCGGCTCAAG GTTGAAGAGCTGGCCCTTCAATCAATTATTAGCTCCAGAGATGGGGAAAGGATGACCCATTCTTCACCTCTAACAGAGGAACCAGAAAAT CTCTTGGTGCAGGTAGACAATGAAACTTCCATCAATCAAACTGAATTGCAGCTAAGCACAAGAAACCGTGCtcaagaagaagaggaggaggaagaggaagaggaagaatccGATTCCTaa
- the RPL4 gene encoding large ribosomal subunit protein uL4 isoform X2, with protein sequence MACVRPLISVYSEKGEVSGKNVTLPAVFKAPIRPDIVNFVHTNLRKNNRQPYAVSELAGHQTSAESWGTGRAVARIPRVRGGGTHRSGQGAFGNMCRGGRMFAPTKTWRRWHRRVNTTQKRYAICSALAASALPALVMSKGHRIEEVPELPLVVEDKVEGYKKTKEAVLLLKKLKAWNDIKKVYASQRMRAGKGKMRNRRRIQRRGPCIIYNEDNGIIKAFRNIPGITLLNVSKLNLLRLAPGGHVGRFCIWTESAFRKLDDLYGTWRRPAILKSHYNLPMHKMTNTDLTRILKSPEIRRALRAPRKKIHRRVLKKNPLKNLRIMVKLNPYAKTMRRNTILRQAKNRRIRENKRAAALKKIKEAKKAVEEKKKKLVGGKKVAGAKKVPGQKKPAEKKPAAAKKPGEKKPAAEKKPGAQKKPAAEKKPAAEKKPAAEKKPAAEKKPAAEKKPAAEKKPAAEKKPAA encoded by the exons ATG GCTTGCGTGCGTCCCTTGATATCTGTGTACTCCGAAAAGGGGGAAGTGTCTGGCAAAAATGTGACCTTGCCTGCTGTCTTTAAGGCTCCCATTCGCCCAGATATTGTGAATTTTGTTCATACCAACTTAAGAAAAAATAACCGGCAACCGTATGCTGTCAGCGAATTAGCAG gtcatcAAACCAGTGCTGAGTCTTGGGGCACTGGCAGAGCTGTTGCTCGAATTCCTCGTGTTCGGGGTGGGGGTACTCACCGCTCTGGCCAGGGTGCTTTTGGAAAT ATGTGCCGAGGTGGTCGCATGTTTGCCCCTACCAAGACTTGGCGCCGTTGGCATCGAAGAGTGAATACAACGCAAAAACGTTATGCCATCTGCTCTGCACTGGCAGCCTCTGCCCTCCCGGCACTGGTCATGTCAAAAG GTCATCGAATTGAAGAAGTCCCAGAACTTCCTCTAGTGGTTGAAGATAAAGTCGAGGGGTATAAGAAGACCAAGGAAGCAGTTTTGCTGCTTAAGAAGCTGAAAGCATGGAATGACATCAAAAAG gtctatGCCTCTCAGCGTATGAGAGCTGGTAAGGGTAAAATGAGAAACCGTCGTCGAATCCAGCGTCGGGGACCTTGTATCATCTATAATGAAGACAATGGCATTATCAAGGCCTTCAGAAACATTCCTG GTATCACTCTACTTAATGTGAGTAAATTGAATCTTTTGAGACTTGCTCCTGGTGGGCATGTGGGGCGTTTCTGTATTTGGACTGAAAGTGCTTTCCGCAAGTTGGATGACCTGTATGGTACATGGCGAAGGCCTGCTATTCTGAAGAGTCACTACAA TCTTCCCATGCACAAGATGACCAACACAGACCTTACCAGGATCTTGAAAAGCCCAGAGATCCGGAGGGCCCTCCGAGCACCACG CAAAAAGATTCATAGACGAGTACTCAAGAAGAACCCATTGAAGAACTTGAGAATCATGGTGAAACTGAACCCGTACGCCAAGACAATGCGCCGGAATACAATTCTGCGCCAGGCCAAGAAC CggagaatcagagaaaataaaagagctGCTGCACTAAAGAAGattaaggaagcaaagaaagccgtagaggagaagaagaagaagcttgTGGGTGGTAAGAAGGTGGCAGGAGCAAAGAAGGTTCCAGGGCAGAAGAAACCAGCAGAAAAGAAGCCTGCAGCGGCCAAGAAGCCTGGGGAAAAGAAAC CTGCCGCTGAGAAGAAGCCTGGTGCCCAAAAGAAGCCTGCAGCTGAGAAGAAGCCTGCCGCTGAGAAGAAGCCTGCCGCTGAGAAGAAGCCTGCCGCTGAGAAGAAGCCTGCAGCTGAGAAGAAGCCTGCAGCTGAGAAGAAGCCTGCAGCTGAGAAGAAGCCTGCTGCATAA